A window of the Blattabacterium cuenoti genome harbors these coding sequences:
- the rodA gene encoding rod shape-determining protein RodA translates to MQQRIHLTRRNKNFYIDWITIIIYFIITIFGYVNLYSVDIEKSDKQLVWILVSFVSIFIIFIFKPINYKNFSPFFFIITLFLLIGVFFFGKDINGSKSWYSLGPISFQPSELSKISTSLIIAYLLTKYKLDNKIIFVIISFIIILPSLLIFIQPDPGSSIIFSSFILTLYREGLPIIFILYCIFYILLMIFSLINISYYIVIPFSFLFFLFLFIINKRKKLVDLIFYITLFLFSLFISIFSPIIFNNILKPHHIDRINILFQNEFDKKYRGNIGYNLLYSKTAIGSGELLGKGYHEGTVTKGKFVPEQHTDYIFCTVGEEWGFIGSVIFIIIYLFFIGRIYFLSERQKDKFGRIFGYSVGNILFIHFSINLGMVMGLFPTIGIVLPFFSYGGSSFLSFTILIFLLIRIDSYNNSNII, encoded by the coding sequence ATGCAACAAAGAATTCATCTAACAAGAAGAAATAAAAATTTCTATATAGATTGGATTACTATTATTATTTATTTTATTATAACTATATTTGGATATGTTAATTTATATTCAGTAGATATTGAAAAATCTGATAAACAATTAGTTTGGATACTTGTTAGTTTTGTTTCTATATTTATTATTTTTATATTTAAACCAATTAATTATAAAAATTTTTCTCCATTTTTTTTTATTATTACTTTATTTCTTTTGATAGGTGTATTTTTTTTTGGAAAAGATATTAATGGATCTAAATCTTGGTATTCATTAGGTCCTATAAGTTTCCAGCCTTCTGAATTGTCTAAAATATCTACTTCTTTAATAATTGCTTATTTATTAACTAAATATAAATTAGATAATAAAATTATATTTGTTATAATATCATTTATTATAATATTACCATCATTATTAATATTTATTCAGCCTGATCCAGGCTCATCTATCATTTTTTCTTCTTTTATATTAACTCTATATAGAGAAGGACTTCCTATAATTTTTATATTATATTGTATATTTTATATTTTATTAATGATTTTTTCGTTAATAAATATATCATATTATATTGTAATTCCTTTTTCTTTTTTATTTTTTTTATTTCTTTTTATTATAAATAAAAGAAAAAAATTAGTTGATTTAATATTTTATATAACTTTATTTTTATTTTCTTTATTTATATCTATATTTTCTCCTATTATTTTTAATAATATTTTAAAACCACACCATATAGATAGAATAAATATTTTATTTCAAAACGAATTTGATAAAAAATATAGAGGTAATATAGGATATAATTTATTATATTCTAAAACAGCTATTGGATCTGGAGAATTATTAGGAAAAGGTTATCATGAAGGAACAGTAACAAAAGGTAAATTTGTTCCTGAACAACATACAGATTATATATTTTGTACAGTAGGAGAAGAATGGGGGTTTATTGGAAGTGTTATTTTTATAATAATATATTTATTTTTTATTGGACGTATTTATTTTTTATCTGAAAGACAAAAAGATAAATTTGGAAGAATTTTTGGGTATTCAGTTGGAAATATTTTATTTATTCATTTTTCTATAAATTTAGGAATGGTTATGGGGTTATTTCCTACAATAGGAATTGTTCTCCCATTTTTTAGTTATGGAGGATCATCTTTTTTGTCTTTTACAATATTAATATTCTTATTAATCAGAATTGATTCTTATAATAATTCTAATATTATATAA
- the mrdA gene encoding penicillin-binding protein 2: MKKLFKFYLLLIIIGLIFISRLFYIQIYTDKYVLNALNTSIKQETIIPDRGFIFDRNNKLLVFNKYIYELVVVPILIEKNFNVSEFCKLVGINKYTFFKNLEKARSYSKYLPSIFISFISKEKFAPIQEKLYKYKGFDWTRRTIRDYKVDSSTNILGYIGEVTEKDIKKESKYYKIGDFIGWTGVEKSHEKFLRGKKGIKYWLRDRNGCIIDNYNNSKNNIKAVTGSDISLTIDWNLQKYVEKLMCNKKGGVVAINPKNGEILSLVSSPMSDPNLFVGKNRNKEFKKLLKNEDKPLFDRATQANYPPASTFKLLTGLSGLHMGVINKNTRFTCHKGFIYGKKKVHCKSKIHDIPINIKTAIAVSCNTYFAQVYKRIVEKYPNNLKKGVNEWSDIVKSFGFGSRFSNDLNSKEKGVIPSGDYYDKKYGEKKWNAITIISNSIGQGEIGVTPIQLANLICIIANKGFYYTPHIVKYINHIPIKNYKIANYTKIRNKKYYNLIISGMEKVYSMGTGIGFKCFNIRMAGKTGTSQNFIIVNKKMISLPDHSIFVLFAPIKNPQIAISVVIENGGFGARLAGPIASLIAEKYINNEVNRKSLEKKVIKRDLQKLYNYISVMKKLNYATKNSSNKKK; the protein is encoded by the coding sequence TTGAAAAAATTATTTAAATTTTATTTGTTATTAATTATAATAGGCCTAATATTTATAAGTAGGTTGTTTTATATTCAGATATATACTGATAAGTATGTATTAAATGCACTTAATACTTCAATTAAACAAGAAACTATAATTCCTGATAGGGGATTTATTTTCGATAGAAATAATAAACTATTAGTTTTTAATAAATATATTTATGAATTAGTAGTAGTTCCAATTCTTATAGAAAAAAATTTTAATGTATCAGAATTTTGTAAACTTGTAGGAATAAATAAATATACTTTTTTTAAAAATTTAGAAAAAGCTAGATCTTATTCAAAATATTTACCATCTATTTTTATTTCTTTTATATCTAAAGAAAAGTTTGCTCCAATACAAGAAAAATTATATAAATATAAAGGATTTGATTGGACAAGACGTACTATTAGAGATTATAAAGTTGATAGTTCAACTAATATATTAGGTTATATAGGTGAAGTTACTGAAAAAGATATTAAAAAAGAATCAAAATATTATAAAATTGGAGATTTTATTGGATGGACAGGTGTAGAAAAATCTCATGAAAAATTTTTAAGAGGAAAAAAAGGAATAAAATATTGGTTAAGAGATAGAAATGGATGTATTATTGATAATTATAATAATAGTAAAAACAATATAAAAGCTGTTACTGGTAGTGATATATCATTAACTATTGATTGGAATTTACAAAAATATGTAGAAAAACTTATGTGCAATAAGAAAGGAGGAGTTGTTGCGATTAATCCTAAAAACGGAGAGATATTATCTTTAGTATCAAGTCCTATGAGTGATCCTAATTTATTTGTTGGAAAAAATCGTAATAAAGAATTTAAAAAATTATTAAAAAATGAAGATAAACCATTATTTGATAGAGCTACACAAGCTAATTACCCTCCAGCTTCTACATTTAAGTTGTTAACAGGATTATCTGGGCTTCATATGGGAGTTATAAATAAAAATACTAGGTTTACATGTCACAAAGGATTTATATATGGTAAAAAAAAAGTTCATTGTAAATCTAAAATTCATGATATTCCTATTAATATAAAAACAGCAATAGCTGTATCTTGTAATACTTATTTTGCACAAGTATATAAACGTATTGTAGAAAAATATCCAAATAATTTAAAAAAAGGAGTAAATGAGTGGAGTGATATTGTTAAAAGTTTTGGATTTGGAAGTAGATTTTCTAACGATTTAAATTCTAAAGAAAAAGGAGTTATTCCTTCTGGTGATTATTATGATAAAAAATATGGGGAAAAAAAATGGAACGCTATTACTATTATATCTAACAGTATTGGTCAAGGAGAAATAGGTGTTACTCCAATACAATTAGCAAATTTAATATGTATAATAGCTAATAAAGGTTTTTATTATACTCCTCATATTGTAAAATATATAAATCATATTCCTATAAAAAATTATAAAATAGCTAATTATACTAAAATAAGAAATAAAAAATATTATAATCTGATAATTAGTGGAATGGAAAAAGTTTATTCAATGGGAACAGGAATAGGATTTAAATGTTTTAATATAAGAATGGCTGGAAAAACAGGTACTTCTCAAAATTTTATTATTGTAAATAAAAAAATGATTTCTTTACCAGATCATTCTATATTTGTATTATTTGCTCCTATAAAAAATCCACAGATTGCTATATCTGTTGTAATAGAAAATGGAGGATTTGGAGCTCGTTTAGCTGGTCCTATTGCTAGTCTAATTGCTGAAAAATATATAAATAATGAAGTTAATAGAAAATCACTTGAAAAAAAGGTAATTAAACGTGACCTACAAAAACTATATAATTATATTTCAGTAATGAAAAAATTAAATTATGCAACAAAGAATTCATCTAACAAGAAGAAATAA
- the mreC gene encoding rod shape-determining protein MreC: protein MCDFFFKWRFCILFFLLESVSIFFSFKNLNVICNSPKFIIGKVYESIYEIQNYFLLKIENDKLLKENSRLHNESIYSYIIKNSNSGNFRMEDIKYLQQYIYTPVQIINNSIYKQENYITLNKGNLDGIKPDMGVILPSGIAGIVIKTTPHFSKAISLLNLRIKINARIKKDNNFGTISWDGNDYKYVILNDIPKYCAINKGDIVETDGKSYTFPEGIPIGTVYSYKLDDGNSNFIIKVKLFENFSIIENAYVVNNILKKELDDIYKVENK, encoded by the coding sequence ATGTGTGATTTTTTTTTTAAATGGCGTTTTTGTATTTTATTTTTTTTGTTAGAATCTGTTTCTATATTTTTTTCTTTCAAAAATTTAAATGTTATTTGTAATAGTCCTAAATTTATAATTGGAAAAGTTTATGAATCTATTTACGAAATACAAAATTATTTTTTATTGAAAATAGAAAATGATAAACTTTTAAAAGAAAATAGTAGATTACATAATGAAAGTATTTATTCTTATATAATAAAAAATTCAAATTCTGGAAATTTTAGAATGGAAGACATAAAATATCTACAACAATATATTTATACTCCTGTTCAAATTATAAATAATAGTATTTATAAACAAGAAAATTATATAACTTTAAATAAAGGTAATTTAGATGGAATAAAACCTGATATGGGTGTAATATTACCTAGTGGAATTGCTGGAATTGTTATAAAAACAACCCCACATTTTAGTAAAGCTATATCTCTTCTAAATTTAAGAATTAAAATAAATGCAAGAATAAAAAAAGATAATAATTTTGGAACTATTAGTTGGGATGGAAATGATTACAAATATGTAATTCTTAATGATATTCCAAAATATTGTGCTATTAATAAGGGGGATATTGTAGAAACAGATGGAAAATCTTACACTTTTCCCGAAGGTATTCCTATTGGGACTGTATATTCATACAAACTAGATGATGGTAATTCAAATTTTATAATAAAAGTAAAATTATTTGAAAATTTTTCCATTATAGAAAATGCTTATGTTGTTAACAATATTTTAAAAAAAGAATTGGATGATATATATAAAGTTGAAAATAAATGA
- a CDS encoding rod shape-determining protein, whose protein sequence is MGLVVNFMKNLFTQGIAIDLGTANTLIMHDSKVIVDLPSIIAIDVRTNKVLAVGEEAKKMQGKTHENIKIYKPLKDGVIADYQVAELMIKEFIKRIPGVNNKVFTPSLTMVICIPSGITEVEKRAVKDSAQHLNAKEVYLIEEPMAAAIGSGISVTKAEGNMIVDIGGGTTECGVIALGGIVCQKSIKIAGDVFTNDISYFLRSKYNLYIGERTAEKIKIKIGSAMESIEPIPKDIHIRGRDLSTGKPKEMNISYKETIPALDKSILRIEDAVMETLSKTPPELAADIYKTGIYMAGGGSLLRGLDKRISKKTGLSVFLVEDPLRAVVKGTGVALKNIDKFTFLMK, encoded by the coding sequence ATGGGATTAGTAGTAAATTTTATGAAGAATCTATTTACACAAGGGATAGCTATAGATTTGGGGACAGCTAATACTCTTATTATGCATGATAGCAAGGTTATAGTTGATTTACCATCAATAATTGCTATAGATGTTAGAACAAATAAGGTTTTAGCAGTAGGAGAAGAAGCTAAAAAAATGCAAGGGAAGACTCATGAAAATATAAAAATATATAAACCATTAAAAGATGGAGTTATTGCAGACTACCAAGTTGCTGAACTTATGATAAAAGAGTTTATTAAAAGGATCCCTGGTGTTAATAATAAAGTTTTTACACCATCCTTAACAATGGTAATATGTATTCCATCTGGAATAACTGAAGTAGAAAAAAGAGCGGTAAAAGATTCAGCTCAACATCTTAATGCTAAAGAAGTTTATTTAATAGAAGAACCAATGGCTGCAGCCATTGGTTCTGGAATTTCAGTTACTAAAGCAGAAGGAAATATGATTGTAGATATTGGAGGAGGAACAACAGAATGTGGAGTTATAGCATTGGGTGGTATAGTATGTCAAAAATCTATTAAAATAGCAGGAGATGTATTTACTAATGATATTTCTTATTTTCTTCGTAGTAAATATAATTTATATATAGGAGAAAGAACAGCTGAAAAAATAAAAATTAAAATAGGATCAGCTATGGAATCTATTGAGCCTATACCTAAAGATATACATATACGTGGTAGAGATTTATCTACAGGAAAACCTAAAGAAATGAATATTTCTTATAAAGAAACTATTCCTGCATTGGATAAATCTATTTTGAGAATTGAAGATGCTGTTATGGAAACCTTATCTAAAACTCCACCAGAATTAGCTGCAGATATTTATAAAACAGGAATTTATATGGCAGGAGGAGGCTCTCTTTTAAGAGGATTAGACAAAAGAATTTCTAAAAAAACTGGATTGTCAGTTTTTTTAGTAGAAGATCCGTTAAGAGCTGTAGTAAAAGGAACAGGAGTTGCTTTGAAAAATATTGATAAATTTACATTTTTGATGAAATAA
- the folK gene encoding 2-amino-4-hydroxy-6-hydroxymethyldihydropteridine diphosphokinase produces MKKIHYVFLLLGSNQGNKKKYLDYSFNIISKKIGDIIKESSYFISEAWKMKNNSPYFWNKILYIKTILSPMFLIQKIIEIEKLIGRKRKKKIYENRIIDIDILFYDKLIICSNKLIIPHPLLHLRKFVLEPMCEINPYKNHPVFNMNIIELLASCSDKSYTKKL; encoded by the coding sequence TTGAAAAAAATTCACTATGTTTTTCTATTGTTAGGAAGTAATCAAGGAAATAAAAAAAAATATTTAGATTATTCTTTTAATATAATATCTAAAAAAATAGGTGATATAATAAAAGAATCCTCATACTTTATAAGTGAAGCATGGAAAATGAAAAATAATTCTCCATATTTTTGGAATAAAATATTATATATAAAAACTATATTGTCTCCTATGTTTTTGATACAAAAAATAATAGAAATAGAAAAATTAATTGGTAGAAAAAGAAAAAAAAAAATTTATGAAAATAGAATAATAGATATAGATATATTGTTTTATGATAAATTAATTATATGTTCTAATAAATTAATAATTCCACACCCATTGTTACATTTAAGAAAATTTGTATTAGAACCTATGTGTGAAATAAATCCATATAAAAATCATCCTGTATTTAATATGAATATAATAGAACTATTAGCCTCTTGCTCAGATAAATCTTATACTAAAAAATTATAA
- a CDS encoding Rid family detoxifying hydrolase, with product MIKKGIIKEIPIFGPYSTYVLINNILFISGQIGIDFKSGKLISNSIEMETKRIMNNIKIILLKNNMDFKNIVKTTIFVKKMDHINIINNIYSNFFINKKFPAREAIQVSCLPKNANIEISAIAAI from the coding sequence ATGATAAAAAAAGGTATTATAAAAGAAATTCCTATATTTGGACCATACAGTACTTATGTATTAATAAATAATATACTGTTTATATCTGGACAAATAGGTATAGATTTTAAATCTGGAAAATTAATATCTAATTCAATAGAAATGGAAACAAAAAGAATAATGAATAACATTAAAATTATTCTTTTAAAAAATAATATGGATTTCAAAAATATAGTAAAAACTACTATATTCGTAAAAAAAATGGATCATATAAATATAATAAACAATATATATTCCAATTTTTTTATAAATAAAAAATTTCCAGCTAGAGAAGCTATACAAGTATCTTGTTTACCTAAAAATGCTAATATAGAAATATCAGCTATTGCTGCTATATGA
- the truA gene encoding tRNA pseudouridine(38-40) synthase TruA translates to MRFFIELSYNGKDFFGWQIQKGLKTIEESIEYCLSKILHNPINLIGAGRTDKGVHAKQMFAHFDYSYNIEYNLIIKRLNIFLPNSIKVINIFPVKNNIHARFNAIKRTYKYYITYDKNPFKENFYWHCFYLLDIEKMNIVSKKLLLYKDFSSFCKKNVKNNNHKINNNCHIYRAFWKKEKNYFYFTIESNRFLRSMVRSIVGTMIDVGRGKITINNFIKIIKSKNFNHHSQIAPSYGLFLTNITYPEDIFL, encoded by the coding sequence TTGAGATTTTTTATTGAGTTATCTTATAACGGTAAAGATTTTTTTGGATGGCAAATACAAAAAGGATTAAAAACAATAGAAGAAAGTATAGAATATTGTTTATCAAAAATATTACATAATCCAATAAATTTAATTGGAGCTGGAAGAACAGATAAAGGTGTTCATGCTAAACAAATGTTTGCTCATTTTGATTATTCATATAATATAGAATATAATTTAATAATAAAAAGATTAAATATTTTTTTACCAAATTCTATTAAAGTAATTAATATTTTTCCAGTTAAAAATAATATTCATGCTAGATTTAATGCAATAAAAAGAACATATAAATATTATATTACTTATGATAAAAACCCTTTTAAAGAAAATTTTTATTGGCATTGTTTTTATTTATTAGATATAGAAAAAATGAACATAGTTTCCAAAAAATTATTACTATATAAAGATTTTAGTTCTTTTTGTAAAAAAAATGTAAAAAATAATAATCATAAAATTAATAATAACTGTCATATTTATCGTGCTTTTTGGAAAAAAGAAAAAAATTATTTTTATTTTACTATTGAATCGAATAGATTTTTAAGATCTATGGTAAGATCAATTGTTGGGACAATGATAGATGTTGGTAGAGGAAAAATTACTATAAATAATTTTATAAAAATTATAAAATCAAAAAATTTTAATCATCATAGTCAAATAGCTCCTTCATATGGTTTATTCTTAACAAATATTACTTATCCAGAAGATATTTTTTTATGA
- a CDS encoding ABC transporter ATP-binding protein, protein MINKIKENKKYSLKEFINIILYHKTILISIISISIFTSLISAYRPKLIQKAIDSHIINRNFIGFRNLLILSVILLFIESIFQFILLYLSSILSQKVISKIRMLLFEKLIHFKSSFFNKTPLGKIISYSISDVETINVIFNDGILLISGDVLKIVMIIIIMYTIHHKLSIIVLLTIPFIYFITRLFQKTLRKTFREERIYTSQLNSFIQENIVGMFIIQLFHKEKEKYLKFKSINNKLMNAHIKTIFYFSIFFPVVELLSAFTISMVIFYGGIYSINKNEIKPGQIIAFIFFIYLLFRPMRQVADRFNIIQRGITGIERIFSILNDNNEYSEKFICKKNLNIKKIEGHIIFNNVYFSYSKKENMILNGISFEINPGEKVAIIGNTGSGKSTIVQLISRFYNIKKGNIYIDNHSINDFNLNNLRSHIKIVSQNTFLFNDSILNNITLGNPEININMVKNMAKKIGIHDMIKSFPNGYKYIVRERGGILSLGEKQLISILRVQMHPYSILIFDEATTSLNYELDKMIQNAIDFITKKKTSIIITHRVSTLTNVDKIIIINKGNIIEYGTHNELININGGYYSSLYNKKSIIN, encoded by the coding sequence ATGATAAATAAAATTAAAGAAAATAAAAAATATTCTTTAAAAGAATTTATTAATATTATTTTATATCACAAAACTATTTTAATATCAATAATATCAATATCAATATTTACTTCTTTAATATCAGCTTACCGTCCAAAATTAATACAAAAAGCAATAGATTCTCATATTATAAACAGAAATTTTATAGGATTTAGAAATTTATTAATATTAAGTGTAATACTTTTATTTATAGAAAGTATATTTCAATTTATATTATTATACTTATCTAGTATTCTTTCTCAAAAAGTAATATCAAAAATTAGAATGTTATTATTTGAAAAATTAATTCATTTTAAAAGTTCTTTTTTTAATAAAACTCCATTAGGGAAAATAATTTCCTATTCAATATCAGATGTAGAAACTATAAATGTTATATTTAATGATGGAATATTATTAATATCAGGAGATGTATTAAAAATTGTAATGATTATAATAATAATGTATACAATACATCATAAGTTATCAATTATTGTATTACTTACTATTCCATTTATATATTTTATTACACGTTTATTTCAAAAAACTTTAAGAAAAACATTTCGTGAAGAAAGAATTTATACATCACAATTAAATAGTTTTATTCAAGAAAACATTGTAGGAATGTTTATTATTCAATTGTTTCATAAAGAAAAAGAAAAATATTTAAAATTCAAATCAATTAACAATAAATTGATGAATGCTCATATTAAAACAATATTTTATTTTTCTATTTTTTTTCCAGTAGTAGAACTACTTTCAGCTTTTACTATTAGTATGGTAATTTTTTATGGAGGAATTTATTCAATAAATAAAAATGAAATAAAACCTGGACAAATTATTGCTTTTATTTTTTTTATTTATCTTTTGTTTCGTCCTATGCGTCAAGTAGCAGATAGATTTAATATTATTCAAAGAGGTATAACAGGAATAGAACGTATTTTTTCAATATTGAATGATAATAATGAATATTCTGAAAAATTTATATGCAAAAAAAATTTAAATATAAAAAAAATTGAAGGTCATATTATATTTAATAATGTATATTTTTCATATTCAAAAAAAGAAAACATGATTTTAAATGGAATATCTTTTGAAATCAATCCAGGAGAAAAAGTAGCTATAATAGGAAATACAGGCTCTGGTAAATCTACAATTGTTCAATTAATATCTAGATTTTACAATATAAAAAAAGGGAATATATATATAGATAATCATTCTATTAATGATTTTAATTTAAATAATTTAAGATCTCATATAAAAATTGTTTCACAAAACACTTTTTTATTTAATGACTCTATTTTAAATAATATAACATTGGGAAATCCCGAAATTAATATTAATATGGTAAAAAATATGGCTAAAAAAATTGGAATACATGATATGATAAAATCATTTCCTAATGGATATAAATATATAGTAAGAGAAAGAGGTGGAATATTATCTCTAGGAGAAAAACAATTAATATCAATATTGAGAGTACAAATGCATCCATACTCTATACTTATTTTTGATGAAGCAACAACATCATTAAATTATGAATTAGATAAAATGATTCAAAATGCTATAGATTTTATAACAAAAAAAAAAACATCAATAATTATTACTCATAGAGTATCTACATTAACAAATGTAGATAAAATTATAATTATAAATAAAGGTAATATAATAGAATATGGAACACATAATGAATTAATTAATATAAACGGCGGATACTACTCTAGTTTATATAATAAAAAATCAATTATTAATTAA
- a CDS encoding peptidylprolyl isomerase — protein MIFLFCCIFSFSNNNINKASIPIKKYDKIESINTIVGNEIILNSELKKRNNINENFLYSNKKFCRSLFSNESLFNNDLIIQKLMIHYAKTNNMKLIDQNIEENIQNIFDIILSKFDKSNKKKFFKTIINNKKEFIEKLIYITKNKQYVEQVNQYITKNIVVYPEEIKYLFENKKNSLPIITKKYMISYIVISPVMNNILSRNKIFDYLNKIRKKLRFSSDPCSYILLDDPIFSVSGCIIKKVKSYQFSKYIKNIIFSMKEKEITEPFETNFGYHLIKLEYVDKKKDEFGIRHIFIKKNFSKKEIIKTQLFANLLRDKINYNYNGNIKDFNIKKEKFNNSINIFIKNKVWVDQNNISSIIKNIKFLKKNSLSQVIPVYLNGKQVFFIIKILDFIDKRPINRYMDYIYLKSIVKNIKKKYFIINWAKEMLKKIYYDTL, from the coding sequence ATGATATTTTTATTTTGTTGTATTTTTTCTTTTTCAAATAACAATATTAATAAGGCTTCTATTCCAATTAAAAAATATGATAAAATAGAATCTATAAATACTATAGTTGGAAATGAAATTATATTAAATTCTGAATTAAAAAAAAGAAATAATATTAACGAAAATTTTTTGTATTCAAATAAAAAATTTTGCAGATCATTATTTTCAAATGAATCATTATTTAATAATGATTTAATTATTCAAAAATTAATGATTCATTATGCTAAGACTAATAATATGAAATTAATAGATCAAAATATAGAAGAAAACATTCAAAATATATTTGATATTATACTAAGTAAGTTTGATAAATCAAACAAAAAAAAATTTTTTAAAACAATAATTAATAATAAAAAAGAATTTATAGAAAAATTAATATATATAACAAAAAACAAACAATATGTAGAACAAGTAAATCAATATATTACTAAAAATATAGTAGTTTATCCTGAAGAAATTAAATACTTATTTGAAAATAAAAAGAATAGTTTACCTATTATTACAAAAAAATATATGATTTCATATATAGTTATTAGTCCTGTAATGAATAATATATTAAGTAGAAATAAAATTTTTGATTATTTGAATAAAATAAGAAAAAAATTACGTTTTAGTTCTGATCCTTGTTCTTATATTTTATTAGATGATCCTATTTTTAGTGTAAGTGGATGTATAATTAAGAAAGTTAAATCATATCAATTTTCAAAATATATTAAAAATATAATTTTTTCTATGAAAGAGAAAGAAATAACTGAACCTTTTGAAACTAATTTTGGATATCATTTGATAAAATTAGAATATGTAGATAAGAAAAAAGATGAATTTGGAATAAGACATATTTTTATAAAAAAAAATTTTTCAAAAAAAGAAATTATAAAAACACAATTATTTGCAAATTTATTAAGAGATAAAATAAATTATAATTATAACGGAAATATAAAAGATTTTAATATTAAAAAAGAAAAATTTAATAATTCGATAAATATTTTTATTAAAAATAAAGTATGGGTTGATCAAAATAATATTTCAAGTATTATAAAAAATATAAAATTTTTAAAAAAAAATAGTTTATCTCAAGTAATTCCGGTATATTTAAATGGAAAACAAGTCTTTTTTATTATAAAAATTTTAGATTTTATTGATAAAAGACCTATAAATAGGTATATGGATTATATATATTTAAAAAGTATTGTAAAAAACATTAAAAAAAAATATTTCATAATAAATTGGGCAAAAGAAATGCTAAAAAAAATATATTATGATACATTATGA
- the lptB gene encoding LPS export ABC transporter ATP-binding protein, producing MILEAKNIYKKYKNKYVVKNVSIKLNQGEIVGLVGPNGAGKTTSFYIITGLIKPDNGKIFIGKDNITKSPLYIRSRKGIGYLSQDSSIFKKLTVEENILCILEMHKKYYKKKIEITKKLIKEFNLQNIKNNKGDSISLGERRRTEIARCLAINPKFILLDEPFYGIDPITIYDFQKILFSLKKKNIGILITDHNIQEVFTVTDRIYLMHNGEILKHGNSEKVIKSQLTKKIYLGNYSIIKKKIN from the coding sequence ATGATATTAGAAGCAAAAAATATATATAAAAAATATAAAAATAAATATGTAGTTAAAAATGTATCAATAAAATTAAATCAAGGAGAAATTGTTGGATTAGTAGGACCAAATGGCGCTGGAAAAACAACTTCCTTTTATATAATAACAGGACTTATTAAGCCTGATAATGGAAAAATTTTTATTGGAAAAGATAACATAACTAAATCACCTTTATATATACGTTCCAGAAAAGGAATTGGATATCTATCTCAAGATTCATCTATATTCAAAAAATTAACTGTAGAAGAAAATATATTATGCATATTGGAAATGCATAAAAAATATTATAAAAAAAAAATAGAAATTACCAAAAAATTAATTAAAGAATTTAATTTACAAAATATTAAAAATAATAAAGGGGACTCTATTTCTCTAGGTGAAAGAAGAAGGACAGAAATTGCTAGATGTTTAGCAATAAATCCTAAATTTATACTATTAGATGAACCATTTTATGGAATTGATCCTATAACAATATACGATTTTCAAAAAATACTTTTTTCTTTAAAAAAAAAAAATATAGGAATATTAATAACCGATCATAATATACAAGAAGTATTTACAGTAACAGATCGTATTTATTTAATGCATAATGGTGAAATATTAAAACATGGAAATTCAGAAAAAGTAATTAAAAGCCAATTAACAAAAAAAATTTATTTAGGAAATTATTCTATAATTAAAAAAAAAATTAATTAA